One Catalinimonas alkaloidigena DNA window includes the following coding sequences:
- a CDS encoding ABC transporter ATP-binding protein: MAKRFRSDVSEDDKKVKVNKQGLQHLRQIFGFIRPYRGYFAGGLLFLLFSSLMSMVFPFITGKLVDSVGENTEGLFANRNQIALFMIGILVLQGLFSYSRIWLFAKMVEQALRDIRLALYQKMMSLGIPFFEQSRVGELNSRITNDITQLQSTFSTTLAELLRQIAILIVGIGIIAFRSPQLTLVMLLSFPVLIVAAIFFGKFIRKLSKQVQDDLAQANTVVEETLQAVQVVKSFTNERYEVGRYSTALERVVRNALSAARYRGLFFASFIIFSLFGGIVLVLWYGLGLVAEGTMTIGDLVSFIIYTMFIGGAVGGMGDLYGQLQKSIGASERVLDILNTPGELDLTQPEVPVPALRGHVTYEHVRFAYPTRPDVTVLKDLSLEVLPGQKIALVGHSGAGKSTIVQLLMRFHQVEGGRICIDDQPVHDMDLTALRHHIGIVPQEVMLFGGTIRENIAYGKPGATEQEVIEAARKANAWSFISAFPEGLSTVVGERGVKLSGGQRQRIAIARAILKNPTILVLDEATSSLDAESERVVQEALDVLMENRTTIIIAHRLATIRKVDRIYVIGDGQVVEAGTHAELAHLEEGVYQHLLRLQFEPQQVG, encoded by the coding sequence ATGGCAAAACGATTCCGCTCGGACGTTTCCGAAGACGACAAAAAAGTCAAAGTTAACAAGCAGGGGTTGCAGCACCTGCGCCAGATCTTTGGTTTTATTCGCCCGTATCGCGGCTATTTTGCCGGGGGGCTGCTGTTCCTTTTGTTCTCCAGCCTGATGTCGATGGTCTTCCCGTTCATCACGGGCAAGCTGGTCGATTCGGTGGGCGAAAACACGGAGGGGCTCTTCGCCAACCGGAACCAGATTGCCCTCTTCATGATCGGCATTCTGGTGTTGCAGGGGCTTTTCTCCTATTCGCGCATCTGGTTGTTTGCCAAGATGGTAGAACAGGCGTTGCGTGACATCCGCCTGGCGTTGTATCAAAAAATGATGTCGCTGGGCATTCCTTTTTTTGAACAGAGCCGGGTGGGCGAACTCAACAGCCGCATCACCAACGACATCACCCAACTGCAAAGCACCTTTTCGACGACGCTGGCCGAATTGCTCCGTCAGATCGCCATCCTGATTGTTGGGATCGGCATCATCGCGTTTCGCTCGCCTCAGCTGACCCTCGTCATGCTCCTGTCTTTTCCGGTTCTGATTGTAGCGGCTATCTTTTTCGGGAAGTTCATCCGGAAACTGTCCAAGCAGGTGCAGGACGATCTGGCGCAGGCCAATACGGTCGTTGAAGAAACGCTTCAGGCCGTGCAGGTCGTCAAGTCGTTTACAAACGAACGTTACGAGGTGGGGCGCTACAGCACGGCGCTGGAGCGGGTGGTACGCAATGCCCTGAGCGCTGCGCGTTACCGGGGGCTGTTCTTCGCGTCGTTTATCATTTTCTCCCTGTTCGGGGGCATTGTGCTGGTCTTGTGGTATGGATTAGGGCTGGTGGCCGAAGGCACGATGACCATCGGCGATCTGGTTTCGTTTATCATCTACACCATGTTCATCGGGGGGGCGGTCGGTGGCATGGGCGACCTATACGGGCAGTTGCAGAAATCGATCGGGGCGTCGGAGCGCGTGCTCGACATCCTGAATACGCCCGGCGAACTGGATCTGACTCAGCCGGAAGTACCCGTGCCCGCTTTGCGTGGCCACGTCACGTACGAGCACGTACGTTTTGCGTACCCCACCCGCCCGGACGTTACGGTGCTGAAAGATCTTTCGCTGGAAGTGCTGCCGGGGCAGAAAATTGCCCTGGTCGGGCACAGCGGCGCAGGCAAATCGACCATTGTGCAGTTGCTCATGCGGTTCCATCAGGTGGAGGGAGGGCGGATTTGCATCGACGACCAGCCGGTGCACGACATGGACTTGACCGCGCTGCGCCATCACATTGGCATCGTGCCGCAGGAAGTGATGCTGTTCGGCGGCACCATTCGCGAAAACATTGCGTACGGCAAGCCGGGGGCTACAGAACAGGAAGTGATTGAGGCGGCTCGTAAAGCCAATGCCTGGAGCTTTATCAGCGCGTTCCCCGAAGGGTTGAGTACCGTGGTGGGCGAGCGGGGCGTCAAACTTTCGGGTGGGCAACGCCAGCGCATCGCCATCGCCCGCGCCATTCTGAAAAATCCTACCATTCTCGTCCTGGACGAAGCGACCTCTTCGCTCGATGCCGAATCGGAACGGGTGGTGCAGGAAGCCCTCGACGTGTTGATGGAAAACCGCACGACCATCATCATTGCACACCGTTTGGCGACCATCCGCAAGGTAGACCGCATTTATGTAATCGGCGACGGGCAGGTGGTCGAAGCGGGCACGCATGCCGAACTGGCGCACCTGGAAGAGGGCGTGTACCAGCACCTGCTGCGCCTCCAGTTCGAGCCGCAACAGGTTGGTTAA
- a CDS encoding sigma-70 family RNA polymerase sigma factor — protein MVLAEEFTRYRPYLFAVAYHILGEVQEAEDVLQDVVTACLEAPTKPIQHPKAYLTRMVANQSIDRLKVLKKQRAVYTGTWLPEPLITPERSDGIASEGILSYEVLHALENLTPTERAVFVLREAFDYPYREMASWLNTTEANCRQLLRRARQKIAVRPTAPAPSSGLETLMRAFLHACQEQNLEALLQLLHEDVAMYSDGGGKVSAAVHPVLGRRSVGKFFLGLARKGLATIPVVVDVNGQTGFLYTAADGTPATLVLVALEHHAVKRFFIVRNPDKLKILLQSVTK, from the coding sequence ATGGTGCTTGCCGAAGAATTTACCCGCTACCGCCCCTACCTGTTTGCCGTGGCCTACCACATTTTAGGCGAAGTGCAGGAGGCTGAGGACGTGCTGCAGGATGTGGTCACGGCCTGCCTGGAAGCGCCGACGAAACCGATACAACACCCCAAGGCGTACCTGACCCGGATGGTGGCGAACCAGAGCATCGACCGGTTGAAGGTGCTGAAGAAACAGCGGGCAGTGTACACGGGCACCTGGCTGCCCGAACCCCTGATTACACCCGAACGGTCCGACGGCATTGCCTCGGAAGGCATCCTGAGTTACGAGGTGCTGCATGCGCTGGAAAACCTTACGCCGACCGAACGGGCCGTGTTCGTGTTGCGCGAAGCCTTCGACTATCCTTACCGCGAAATGGCTTCGTGGCTGAATACTACCGAGGCCAACTGCCGCCAACTGCTGCGCCGGGCCCGTCAGAAAATCGCCGTTCGTCCCACAGCACCCGCCCCGTCCTCGGGCCTGGAAACCCTGATGCGTGCCTTTCTGCACGCGTGCCAGGAACAAAACCTGGAGGCGTTGCTGCAACTGCTGCACGAAGACGTAGCGATGTATTCGGACGGGGGCGGAAAAGTATCGGCGGCGGTGCATCCTGTGCTGGGCCGTCGGTCGGTCGGCAAGTTTTTCCTCGGATTGGCGCGCAAAGGTCTGGCGACCATACCGGTGGTGGTAGACGTAAACGGCCAGACGGGCTTCCTGTATACTGCAGCCGACGGAACGCCCGCGACGCTCGTGCTCGTAGCACTGGAACACCATGCGGTGAAGCGCTTTTTCATCGTGCGGAACCCGGACAAGCTAAAAATTTTGTTGCAGTCTGTCACAAAATGA
- a CDS encoding carboxymuconolactone decarboxylase family protein, which produces MSIRLIPVEQPSSPLMKLVYWFSRRQVGKVISPLKTIYARLPFRFSWWMAQIQPLEARLALPKALRVLLRIHVAQLNTCRFCIDIGQAEALKAFVNQEKFFRVHAFETSPQFTEAERAALRFATELTLEKQVSDATYRLCQRYFSEQQVIGIGWMVASEHFYNLMNLAFHVESDGLCQLPHPAAPVPQV; this is translated from the coding sequence ATGTCGATTCGTCTCATTCCCGTAGAACAACCGTCCAGTCCCCTGATGAAACTGGTGTACTGGTTCTCGCGTCGCCAGGTGGGCAAAGTCATCTCACCCCTGAAAACCATCTACGCCCGACTGCCTTTCCGGTTCAGTTGGTGGATGGCCCAGATTCAGCCGTTGGAAGCCCGATTAGCGCTTCCCAAAGCCCTCAGAGTGCTGCTGCGCATCCACGTCGCGCAACTCAACACGTGTCGTTTTTGCATCGACATTGGTCAGGCCGAAGCCCTCAAGGCGTTTGTCAATCAGGAAAAATTCTTTCGGGTCCATGCGTTTGAGACTTCGCCCCAATTTACCGAAGCCGAAAGAGCCGCCCTGCGGTTTGCCACCGAGCTTACGCTGGAAAAACAGGTCAGTGACGCCACGTACCGGCTTTGCCAGCGCTACTTCTCAGAGCAACAGGTGATCGGCATTGGCTGGATGGTCGCCAGCGAGCACTTCTACAACCTGATGAACCTCGCGTTTCACGTCGAATCAGACGGGCTGTGCCAGCTTCCACACCCCGCCGCCCCGGTGCCTCAGGTGTAA
- a CDS encoding DUF429 domain-containing protein, whose product MKTFLHAGLDFGNKRAGTTVLCWLDPHAQRLQFRRSERGQDADRWLHQQIEALMPDQIFIDAPLSLPGVYRELPQHHDYFFRAADRALRAMSPLFLGGLTARAMQLAATAPDPVRFFETYPSAVARRLGLGELGYKKTLPPVVEALTNHTSVAFHPDELPTWHHVDALLAWLAGERFLRQEHDVYGTPEEGLIYT is encoded by the coding sequence ATGAAAACTTTCCTCCACGCCGGGTTGGATTTCGGCAACAAACGAGCCGGCACCACGGTCCTGTGCTGGCTCGATCCACACGCGCAACGGTTGCAGTTCCGGCGATCGGAGCGCGGACAAGACGCCGACCGGTGGCTCCACCAGCAGATCGAGGCCCTGATGCCCGACCAGATTTTTATCGATGCACCGCTTTCGCTGCCGGGGGTTTACCGGGAACTGCCGCAACACCACGACTATTTTTTTCGGGCGGCCGATCGCGCCCTGCGGGCCATGTCACCTCTGTTCCTAGGCGGCTTGACGGCGCGTGCCATGCAACTGGCCGCCACCGCACCCGACCCGGTGCGTTTCTTTGAAACGTATCCGTCGGCCGTGGCGCGTCGGCTGGGGCTCGGTGAGCTGGGCTACAAAAAAACGCTTCCACCGGTGGTAGAAGCGCTGACAAACCACACAAGCGTGGCGTTTCATCCCGACGAGTTGCCCACGTGGCACCACGTCGATGCGCTACTTGCCTGGCTGGCCGGCGAGCGCTTTTTGCGGCAGGAGCATGACGTGTACGGTACGCCGGAAGAAGGACTGATTTACACCTGA
- a CDS encoding DUF2335 domain-containing protein, which produces MAKQQQKRTKPSHVPQVRINPDQLPEPVRSQLEGVPEEQQGPFLVHLMATSYEVQQKFFSGPLPSPETLAEYEAAFPGSGERIIRMAEAKIEMAQSQSEHRRDLEKTVVKRSLNQSSTGQWMAFTIGIITIVGSLGLIYMGHDWAGVGLIGGLATVLAPFLLNKVNKDAEKGTEIDT; this is translated from the coding sequence ATGGCAAAACAGCAGCAGAAACGTACTAAGCCATCGCACGTGCCTCAGGTTAGAATTAACCCGGACCAGCTTCCAGAGCCGGTTCGTAGCCAATTAGAAGGGGTCCCTGAAGAACAACAGGGACCCTTTTTGGTGCATTTGATGGCTACTTCTTATGAAGTCCAGCAAAAGTTTTTTTCCGGACCATTACCTTCTCCTGAAACCCTGGCTGAATACGAAGCCGCGTTCCCGGGTAGTGGAGAAAGAATAATACGAATGGCAGAAGCAAAGATTGAAATGGCTCAAAGCCAATCGGAGCATAGAAGAGATTTGGAAAAAACTGTGGTTAAAAGGAGTTTAAATCAAAGTAGCACTGGACAGTGGATGGCGTTTACTATAGGGATTATCACTATCGTAGGTAGCTTAGGACTTATCTATATGGGACATGATTGGGCTGGGGTTGGACTCATAGGTGGATTAGCAACTGTACTCGCACCCTTCCTACTCAACAAAGTAAATAAAGACGCAGAGAAAGGAACAGAAATAGATACTTGA
- the fumC gene encoding class II fumarate hydratase encodes MDYRIEKDTMGEVQVPADKFWGAQTQRSRENFKIGGQQMPLEIIQAFAYLKKAAALTNQELGVLPEEKATAIAQVCDEILEGKLDDQFPLVVWQTGSGTQSNMNVNEVVANRAHVLRGGQLTDQEKFLNPNDDVNKSQSSNDTFPTAMHIAAYKMVVEITIPKVEQLRDTLKKKAADFKDVVKIGRTHFMDATPLTLGHEFSGYASQLDHGLKALHNTLDHLAELALGGTAVGTGLNTPKGYAKRVAEVIAELTGLPFRTAENKFESLAAHDALVETHGALKQLAVSLMKIANDIRMLASGPRSGIGEILIPENEPGSSIMPGKVNPTQVEAMTMVCAQVMGNDVAVSVGGMNGHFELNVFKPVMIYNVLVSARLLGDACASFDEHCASGIEPNKPFIKRHLENSLMLVTALNTKIGYYKAAEIAKKAHKEGSTLKEAAIALGYVTAEQFDEWVRPEKMVGSLD; translated from the coding sequence ATGGATTATCGCATAGAAAAAGATACCATGGGCGAGGTGCAGGTGCCTGCCGATAAATTCTGGGGTGCCCAAACCCAACGCTCCCGCGAAAATTTCAAGATCGGAGGCCAGCAGATGCCGCTGGAAATCATCCAGGCGTTTGCGTACCTGAAAAAGGCCGCCGCCCTCACCAACCAGGAGTTGGGCGTGCTGCCCGAAGAAAAAGCCACTGCCATTGCGCAGGTATGCGACGAAATTCTGGAAGGCAAACTCGACGATCAGTTTCCGCTGGTTGTGTGGCAAACCGGGTCGGGTACGCAGAGCAACATGAACGTCAACGAAGTGGTAGCCAACCGGGCGCACGTGCTGCGCGGCGGGCAACTGACCGACCAGGAGAAGTTCCTCAACCCGAACGACGACGTCAACAAGTCGCAGTCTTCGAACGATACGTTCCCGACCGCCATGCACATCGCGGCCTACAAAATGGTGGTTGAAATCACCATTCCGAAGGTGGAGCAACTGCGCGATACGCTGAAAAAGAAAGCCGCCGATTTCAAAGACGTGGTCAAAATCGGGCGGACGCACTTCATGGACGCGACGCCCCTCACGCTCGGGCACGAGTTTTCCGGGTATGCCTCGCAACTGGACCACGGCCTCAAGGCGTTGCATAACACGCTCGATCACCTGGCCGAACTGGCGCTGGGCGGTACGGCCGTAGGCACGGGCCTCAACACGCCGAAAGGATACGCCAAACGCGTGGCCGAAGTGATTGCCGAACTGACCGGCCTGCCTTTCCGTACGGCCGAGAACAAGTTCGAGTCACTGGCCGCCCACGACGCCCTGGTCGAAACCCACGGCGCGCTCAAGCAACTGGCGGTTTCGCTCATGAAAATCGCGAACGACATTCGGATGCTGGCGTCCGGTCCGCGTTCCGGCATCGGCGAAATCCTGATTCCCGAAAACGAACCGGGCTCTTCCATCATGCCGGGCAAAGTAAACCCGACCCAGGTCGAAGCCATGACGATGGTCTGCGCGCAGGTGATGGGCAACGACGTCGCCGTTTCGGTAGGGGGGATGAACGGCCACTTCGAGCTGAACGTCTTCAAGCCCGTGATGATCTACAACGTGCTGGTATCAGCGCGTCTGCTGGGCGATGCCTGTGCCTCGTTCGACGAGCACTGTGCTTCGGGCATTGAGCCGAACAAACCGTTCATCAAACGCCACCTGGAAAATTCGCTGATGCTGGTAACCGCCCTCAACACGAAGATCGGGTACTACAAAGCCGCCGAAATTGCGAAGAAGGCACACAAAGAAGGCTCTACGCTGAAAGAAGCGGCCATCGCCCTGGGGTACGTCACCGCCGAACAGTTCGACGAGTGGGTACGGCCCGAAAAAATGGTGGGCAGCCTCGACTAA
- a CDS encoding penicillin-binding protein 1A: MATKAKQPPKQKKNWLPLLVRTIWVAFLGGLGLFVGFVMAINVDLFGLFGGLPGTDQLENPTSEVASEIYFADGVRMGKYFRQNRTPVKFDELSPNLVKALYATEDIRFDEHSGVDFKGLGRVAWGIGKYAVTLGKSDLEGGGSTISQQLAKILFGTRNDPRYSGPLLKVPGLGMLIIKIKEWITAVKLERAYTKQEILTMYLNQFDFLYNADGILVASQTYFNKTPDQLSVEEAAVLVGMLKNPSLYSPVKYPERSLSRRNTVMSQMVKYDLLAAEAYDTLKAKPIKLRFKIDTHNEGPATYYRSYIQNYLVNWAKENGYDLYEDGLRIYTTLDSRMQQYAEEAMEEHMKYQQAIFFQHWKGRNPWVNDKNQEIPGFLDVMKKRTPQYRELKKEYGNNTDSIDYYMKKPRPMQVFSWTAPGHVLDTIMSPMDSLKYTKHFLHSGLMSMDPHTGEVKAWVGGIDHQFFKYDHVRQGRRQPGSTFKAAVYTAAIDNGYTPCHPVYDLPTTFQVGDTTYIPKNSGGDFTGEKMTIRQGLAQSKNSVSAFLVRKFGPQTVVDYARRLGITSPLDPVPSIALGTSEISVYEAVGMYSTFVNQGTWTEPYTIQRIEDKNGNVLKTFNPKVVDAISPRTAYTMLYMLMGATQEKNGTALGLYSRSKVMTDGNQVAAKTGTTDNYSDGWFTGVTKDLVTSVWVGGEERSIHFRTFEYGQGARLAMPIWAKYMDKVYADKSLPVKKGPFDVPEEYEFDFKCPPMEGDSINLASETEAPQPTPNTYVKPTQREDF, translated from the coding sequence ATGGCAACCAAAGCAAAACAACCCCCTAAGCAGAAAAAGAACTGGCTTCCGTTGTTGGTCCGCACCATATGGGTGGCCTTTCTTGGCGGGCTTGGCCTTTTTGTGGGGTTCGTCATGGCGATCAATGTCGACTTGTTCGGGTTGTTCGGCGGGTTGCCCGGCACCGACCAACTGGAAAACCCTACCAGCGAGGTCGCTTCAGAAATCTACTTTGCCGATGGCGTGCGAATGGGGAAATACTTCCGGCAGAACCGCACACCCGTTAAATTCGACGAGCTTTCGCCCAACCTGGTCAAAGCGCTGTATGCCACCGAAGACATCCGCTTCGACGAGCATTCGGGCGTAGATTTCAAAGGACTGGGGCGCGTGGCCTGGGGGATTGGCAAATATGCTGTCACGTTGGGCAAAAGCGATCTGGAAGGCGGGGGCAGTACCATCTCGCAGCAGTTGGCTAAAATTCTGTTTGGTACCCGGAACGATCCGCGCTACTCGGGGCCGCTGTTGAAAGTGCCCGGCCTGGGCATGTTGATCATCAAGATCAAAGAATGGATCACGGCCGTGAAGCTGGAGCGCGCTTACACCAAGCAGGAGATCCTCACGATGTACCTGAACCAGTTCGACTTTCTCTACAACGCCGATGGAATCCTGGTGGCTTCGCAGACCTACTTCAACAAAACGCCCGATCAGTTGAGCGTAGAAGAGGCCGCTGTGTTGGTGGGAATGTTGAAAAACCCGAGTCTGTACAGCCCGGTGAAATACCCGGAGCGGAGCCTGAGTCGCCGGAATACGGTGATGTCGCAAATGGTGAAGTACGATCTGCTGGCGGCTGAGGCGTACGATACGCTGAAGGCCAAACCGATCAAACTGCGTTTCAAAATCGATACGCACAACGAAGGCCCGGCCACTTACTATCGCTCTTATATCCAGAACTACCTGGTCAACTGGGCCAAAGAAAACGGGTACGACCTCTACGAAGACGGTCTGCGCATTTACACCACGCTCGACTCGCGCATGCAACAGTACGCGGAAGAGGCGATGGAAGAGCACATGAAGTACCAGCAGGCGATTTTCTTTCAGCACTGGAAAGGACGCAACCCCTGGGTCAACGACAAGAACCAGGAAATTCCGGGCTTTCTGGACGTTATGAAAAAGCGCACGCCGCAGTACCGTGAGCTGAAGAAGGAATACGGCAATAATACCGACTCCATTGATTACTACATGAAAAAGCCGCGGCCCATGCAGGTGTTCTCCTGGACTGCGCCGGGGCACGTGCTGGATACGATCATGAGTCCGATGGATTCGCTGAAGTATACCAAACACTTCCTGCACTCCGGTCTGATGTCGATGGACCCGCATACCGGCGAAGTGAAAGCGTGGGTAGGGGGCATCGATCACCAGTTCTTCAAGTACGACCACGTACGGCAAGGGCGCCGGCAGCCCGGCTCTACGTTCAAAGCGGCCGTCTACACCGCCGCCATCGACAACGGCTACACGCCCTGCCATCCGGTGTACGATCTGCCCACCACCTTTCAGGTTGGCGATACCACCTACATTCCCAAAAACAGCGGCGGCGATTTTACGGGCGAAAAGATGACGATCCGGCAGGGGCTCGCTCAGTCGAAGAACTCGGTCAGTGCCTTCCTGGTCCGCAAGTTCGGTCCGCAAACCGTAGTTGATTACGCACGTCGCCTGGGCATTACCAGCCCGCTCGATCCGGTGCCTTCCATTGCTCTGGGAACCAGCGAAATATCCGTTTACGAAGCCGTTGGGATGTACAGCACGTTCGTCAATCAGGGAACCTGGACGGAACCTTACACCATCCAGCGAATCGAAGATAAAAACGGCAACGTACTCAAAACCTTCAATCCCAAGGTCGTTGACGCCATTTCGCCGCGCACGGCGTACACCATGTTGTACATGCTGATGGGTGCCACGCAGGAAAAGAACGGCACCGCGCTGGGGCTGTACAGCCGCAGCAAAGTGATGACCGACGGCAACCAAGTAGCGGCAAAAACCGGAACGACTGACAACTACTCGGACGGTTGGTTTACTGGCGTGACGAAAGATCTGGTTACCAGCGTCTGGGTGGGGGGAGAAGAACGCAGCATCCACTTCCGGACGTTTGAATACGGACAAGGTGCCCGGCTGGCGATGCCGATCTGGGCCAAGTACATGGACAAGGTCTACGCCGACAAATCGTTGCCGGTCAAAAAAGGACCGTTCGATGTGCCGGAAGAATACGAGTTCGACTTCAAGTGCCCGCCGATGGAAGGCGACTCTATCAACCTGGCGTCCGAAACCGAGGCGCCGCAGCCGACGCCGAATACCTACGTGAAGCCGACGCAGCGCGAAGATTTTTAA